Proteins encoded together in one Stutzerimonas stutzeri window:
- the mdcA gene encoding malonate decarboxylase subunit alpha, with the protein MTTTISPPPQWSRRRAEKARRLDQVQSLADGVVLPSERIVEALELLVAPGDRVVLEGNNQKQADFLSRSLAKADPGKLHDLHMIMPSVSRAEHLDLFERQIARKLDFSFAGPQSLRISQLLEDGLLEVGAIHTYIELYSRLLVDLIPNVALVAGFQADRHGNIYTGPSTEDTPALVEPTAFSDGIVIVQVNEIVDELPRVDIPASWVDFVVVADKPFYIEPLFTRDPRHIKPVHVLMAMMAIRGIYEKHNVQSLNHGIGFNTAAIELILPTYGESLGLKGKICRNWTLNPHPTLIPAIETGWVESVHCFGTELGMENYIAQRPDVFFTGRDGSMRSNRMMCQLAGQYAVDLFIGATLQVDGDGHSSTVTRGRLAGFGGAPNMGHDPRGRRHPTPAWLDMAMPGGEAPVTMLERGKKLVVQMVETFQEGGKPTFVEQLDAVEVAKKSGMPLAPIMIYGDDVTHLLTEEGIAYLYKARSLEERQAMIAAVAGVTSIGLRHNPKDTERMRREGLIALPEDLGIRRNDATRELLAAKSIAELVEWSGGLYNPPAKFRSW; encoded by the coding sequence ATGACAACAACAATCTCCCCACCGCCGCAGTGGTCGCGTCGTCGCGCTGAAAAAGCCCGTCGTCTCGATCAGGTGCAGAGCCTCGCCGATGGCGTGGTGCTGCCCAGCGAGCGGATCGTCGAGGCCCTGGAACTCTTGGTCGCCCCTGGCGACCGGGTGGTGCTCGAGGGCAACAACCAGAAGCAGGCGGACTTCCTCTCCCGCTCCCTGGCCAAGGCCGACCCCGGCAAGCTGCACGACCTGCACATGATCATGCCGAGCGTCAGCCGCGCCGAGCACCTGGATCTGTTCGAGCGGCAGATCGCGCGCAAGCTCGACTTTTCCTTCGCCGGCCCGCAGAGCCTGCGCATCAGCCAGCTGCTCGAAGACGGCCTGCTGGAAGTCGGCGCCATCCACACCTACATCGAACTCTACTCGCGCCTCTTGGTGGACCTGATCCCCAACGTCGCGCTGGTGGCCGGCTTCCAGGCCGATCGCCACGGCAACATCTACACCGGCCCCAGCACCGAAGACACCCCGGCGCTGGTCGAGCCGACCGCCTTCAGCGACGGCATCGTCATCGTCCAGGTCAACGAGATCGTCGACGAGCTGCCGCGCGTGGACATCCCGGCGAGCTGGGTCGATTTCGTCGTGGTGGCGGACAAGCCGTTCTACATCGAGCCGCTGTTCACCCGCGACCCGCGCCACATCAAGCCGGTGCACGTGCTGATGGCGATGATGGCGATCCGCGGCATCTACGAAAAACACAACGTGCAGTCGCTCAACCACGGCATCGGTTTCAACACCGCGGCCATCGAGCTGATCCTGCCAACCTACGGCGAATCCCTCGGCCTGAAAGGCAAGATCTGCCGCAACTGGACGCTCAACCCGCACCCGACGCTGATCCCGGCGATCGAGACTGGCTGGGTCGAGAGCGTGCATTGCTTCGGCACCGAGCTGGGTATGGAGAACTACATCGCCCAGCGCCCGGACGTGTTCTTCACCGGCCGCGACGGCTCGATGCGCTCCAATCGCATGATGTGCCAGCTGGCCGGGCAGTACGCCGTGGACCTGTTCATCGGCGCCACCCTGCAGGTTGATGGTGATGGGCATTCCTCCACCGTCACCCGCGGCCGCCTGGCCGGTTTCGGCGGTGCGCCAAACATGGGCCACGATCCACGCGGTCGCCGCCATCCGACCCCGGCCTGGCTGGACATGGCCATGCCCGGCGGCGAGGCCCCGGTGACCATGCTCGAGCGCGGCAAGAAGCTCGTGGTGCAGATGGTCGAGACCTTCCAGGAAGGCGGCAAACCCACCTTCGTCGAGCAGCTCGACGCGGTGGAGGTGGCGAAGAAGAGCGGCATGCCGCTGGCGCCGATCATGATCTACGGCGACGACGTCACCCATCTGCTCACCGAGGAAGGCATCGCCTACCTGTACAAGGCCCGCTCGCTGGAGGAACGCCAGGCGATGATCGCCGCGGTGGCCGGCGTCACCAGCATAGGCCTGCGGCACAACCCGAAGGACACCGAGCGCATGCGCCGCGAGGGGCTGATCGCCC
- a CDS encoding SDR family oxidoreductase codes for MKQKIVFITGATSGFGRATARRFAEAGWALVLTGRRSERLEELKGELSAKVPVHIATLDVRQAGAVQEVVAQLPAEFRQIDCLVNNAGLALAPQPAQQVDLADWHTMIDTNITGLVNVTHALLPTLIATGKGASIVNIGSVAGHWPYPGGHVYGATKAFVEQFGYNLRCDLLGTGVRVTDIAPGMAETEFTLVRTKGDQAASDRLYRGTTPLTAEDIAEQIFYVATLPDHININRLEVMPTRQAWSPFNIDRDK; via the coding sequence ATGAAACAGAAGATCGTATTCATCACCGGCGCCACCTCCGGCTTCGGCCGTGCCACCGCCCGCCGCTTCGCCGAGGCCGGCTGGGCGCTGGTGCTCACCGGGCGGCGCAGCGAGCGTCTGGAAGAGCTGAAGGGCGAGCTGTCGGCGAAGGTGCCGGTGCATATCGCCACGCTCGACGTGCGCCAGGCCGGCGCGGTGCAGGAGGTGGTGGCGCAGCTGCCGGCCGAATTCCGCCAGATCGATTGCCTGGTCAACAACGCCGGCCTGGCACTGGCGCCGCAGCCGGCGCAACAAGTCGATCTCGCCGACTGGCACACCATGATCGACACCAACATCACCGGCCTGGTCAACGTCACCCACGCGCTGCTGCCGACGCTGATCGCCACCGGCAAGGGCGCCAGCATCGTCAACATCGGCTCGGTGGCCGGCCACTGGCCGTATCCGGGCGGCCACGTCTACGGTGCGACCAAGGCCTTCGTCGAGCAGTTCGGCTACAACCTGCGCTGCGACCTGCTCGGCACCGGCGTGCGCGTCACCGACATCGCGCCGGGAATGGCCGAAACCGAATTCACCCTGGTGCGCACCAAGGGCGATCAGGCCGCCAGCGACCGGCTGTACCGCGGCACCACGCCGCTGACCGCCGAGGACATCGCCGAGCAGATCTTCTACGTTGCCACCCTGCCGGATCACATCAACATCAACCGCCTGGAAGTGATGCCCACCCGCCAGGCCTGGTCGCCGTTCAATATCGATCGCGACAAGTAA
- the phnN gene encoding phosphonate metabolism protein/1,5-bisphosphokinase (PRPP-forming) PhnN: MRGRLIYLIGPSGAGKDSLLDAARESLAGRGVRIARRVITRSAEAVGEAAHSVSPQEFERLEAQGAFALSWRANGLAYGIPAEIDEWLASGEQVLVNGSRGYLATARERYPDLLAVLLSVEQDVLRQRLHARGRETAEQIESRLARNALFAGELDDYIRLDNSTPLTESVERLLALIDEHVPRD; this comes from the coding sequence ATGCGAGGCCGCTTGATCTACCTGATCGGGCCATCCGGTGCCGGCAAGGACAGCCTGCTGGACGCCGCCCGCGAGTCGCTGGCTGGCCGTGGTGTGCGCATCGCGCGACGGGTCATCACCCGCTCGGCCGAAGCCGTCGGCGAGGCGGCGCATTCGGTGTCGCCGCAGGAATTCGAGCGTCTCGAGGCGCAGGGCGCCTTTGCCCTCAGCTGGCGGGCCAACGGTCTGGCGTATGGCATTCCGGCAGAGATCGATGAGTGGCTGGCGTCCGGCGAACAGGTGCTGGTCAATGGGTCGCGCGGCTACCTGGCAACGGCACGGGAGCGTTATCCAGACCTGCTGGCGGTGCTGCTCAGCGTCGAGCAGGACGTATTGCGCCAGCGCCTGCATGCACGCGGACGGGAGACGGCGGAACAGATCGAGTCACGGCTGGCGCGCAACGCGCTGTTCGCCGGCGAACTGGACGACTACATCCGCCTGGACAACTCGACGCCGCTGACTGAAAGCGTCGAACGCCTGCTGGCGTTGATCGATGAGCATGTGCCAAGGGACTGA
- a CDS encoding DNA methylase — translation MSAEISAKDLGIDMGDGEPALFKWFVASFLFGKRIQQDIAAEAYRVIVDKHKRDTPRKLGNCSWQQLVNMLGEGRYVRYDESTAERLLKLCEKLNHEYGGKLGRIHELSENRKELERRLAAFEGVGPKTVEIFMREAARVWY, via the coding sequence ATGAGTGCGGAAATCAGCGCCAAAGATCTGGGCATCGACATGGGCGACGGCGAGCCCGCGCTGTTCAAGTGGTTCGTCGCCAGCTTCCTGTTCGGCAAGCGCATCCAGCAGGACATCGCCGCCGAGGCGTATCGCGTCATCGTCGACAAGCACAAGCGCGATACGCCGCGAAAACTGGGCAATTGCAGCTGGCAGCAGCTGGTGAACATGCTCGGCGAGGGGCGCTATGTACGCTACGACGAATCCACCGCCGAGCGACTGCTCAAGCTCTGCGAGAAGCTCAACCACGAGTATGGCGGCAAACTCGGGCGCATCCATGAGCTCAGCGAGAACCGCAAGGAGCTGGAGCGGCGGCTGGCGGCGTTCGAAGGCGTCGGGCCGAAGACCGTGGAGATCTTCATGCGCGAGGCGGCCAGGGTCTGGTACTGA
- a CDS encoding TAXI family TRAP transporter solute-binding subunit, translated as MRLTKRLGLLAAAAAFTASTAAVAAPTFINILTGGTSGVYYPIGVALSQQYNKIDGAKTSVQATKASVENLNLLQAGRGELAFSLGDSVEDAWNGVEDAGFKAPLKRLRAIAGTYNNYIQIVASAESGIKTLEDLKGKRISVGAPKSGTELNARAIFKAAGLDYKDMGRVEFLPYAESVELIKNRQLDATLQSSGLGMAAIRDLASTMPVTFVEIPAAVVEKIESDAYLAGVIPAGTYDGQDADVPTVAITNILVTHEKVSDEVAYQMTKLMFDNLAALGNAHSAAKDIKLENATKNLPIPLHPGAERFYKEAGVLK; from the coding sequence ATGAGACTGACCAAACGCTTGGGCCTGCTCGCTGCCGCTGCGGCCTTCACCGCCAGCACCGCGGCCGTCGCTGCACCGACCTTCATCAACATCCTCACCGGCGGCACCAGCGGCGTGTACTACCCGATCGGCGTGGCCCTGTCGCAGCAGTACAACAAGATCGACGGCGCCAAGACTTCGGTGCAGGCCACCAAGGCCTCGGTAGAGAACCTCAACCTGCTGCAGGCCGGTCGCGGCGAGCTGGCCTTCTCCCTGGGTGACTCGGTGGAAGATGCCTGGAACGGTGTCGAGGATGCCGGCTTCAAGGCCCCGCTCAAGCGCCTGCGCGCCATTGCCGGTACCTACAACAACTACATCCAGATCGTCGCCAGCGCCGAATCCGGCATCAAGACCCTGGAAGACCTGAAGGGCAAGCGCATCTCCGTCGGCGCGCCGAAGTCCGGCACCGAGCTGAACGCCCGCGCGATCTTCAAGGCCGCCGGCCTGGACTACAAGGACATGGGCCGCGTCGAGTTCCTGCCCTACGCCGAGTCGGTCGAGCTGATCAAGAACCGCCAGCTCGACGCCACGCTGCAGTCCTCGGGCCTGGGCATGGCCGCCATCCGCGACCTGGCCAGCACCATGCCGGTGACCTTCGTCGAAATCCCGGCCGCCGTGGTCGAGAAGATCGAGAGCGATGCCTACCTGGCGGGCGTGATTCCGGCCGGCACCTATGACGGTCAGGACGCCGACGTCCCCACCGTGGCCATCACCAACATTCTGGTGACCCACGAGAAGGTCTCCGATGAAGTGGCTTACCAGATGACCAAGCTGATGTTCGACAACCTGGCCGCCCTGGGTAACGCCCACTCCGCCGCCAAGGACATCAAGCTGGAAAACGCCACCAAGAACCTGCCGATCCCGCTGCACCCGGGCGCCGAGCGCTTCTACAAGGAAGCCGGGGTTCTCAAGTAA
- a CDS encoding TRAP transporter permease: MSESQGLHASPSEWPRALFYVALLFSIYQIVTAAFHPVSSQVLRAGHVGFLLLLVFLCYPARGTGKPFQPVAWVLGLAGFATFFYQWYFEADLIQRSGDMTTTDMVVGLTLIVLVFEAARRVMGIALPIICGLFLAYGLFGEYLPGDLAHRGYYMDQIVNQLSFGTEGLYGTPTYVSATYIFLFILFGSFLEQAGMIKLFTDFAMGLFGHKLGGPAKVSVVSSALMGTITGSGVANVVTTGQFTIPLMKRFGYRPAFAGGVEATSSMGSQIMPPVMGAVAFIMAETINVPFVEIAKAALIPALLYFGSVFWMVHLEAKRAGLKGLPKDECPSAWAAVKERWYLLIPLLVLVWLLFSGRTPMFAGTIGLSLTAIVILGSAIILKVSSFGLRIAFWIALGLLCAGFFQLGIGVIFGVIAALVVVCWFIKGGRDTLVICLHALVEGARHAVPVGIACALVGVIIGVVSLTGVASTFAGYILAVGENNLFLSLLLTMLTCLVLGMGIPTIPNYIITSSIAAPALLDLGVPLIVSHMFVFYFGIMADLTPPVALACFAAAPIAKERGLKISMWAIRIAIAGFIVPFMAVYNPALMMQGGDWGATLYMLFKAAFAVGLWGAVFTGYLQRPMALWEKVLAFAAAASMVLAMPISDEIGFGLGALFLIQHFWRARRAEPAAA, translated from the coding sequence ATGAGCGAAAGCCAAGGGCTGCATGCCAGCCCCAGCGAATGGCCGAGGGCGCTGTTCTACGTCGCCCTGCTGTTCTCCATCTATCAGATCGTCACCGCCGCCTTCCACCCGGTGTCCAGCCAGGTGCTGCGCGCCGGTCACGTCGGTTTCCTGCTGCTGCTGGTGTTTCTCTGCTACCCGGCGCGCGGCACCGGCAAGCCGTTCCAGCCAGTGGCCTGGGTGCTCGGCCTGGCCGGTTTCGCCACCTTCTTCTACCAGTGGTATTTCGAGGCGGACCTGATCCAGCGCTCCGGCGACATGACCACCACCGACATGGTGGTCGGCCTGACGCTGATCGTGCTGGTGTTCGAGGCCGCACGCCGCGTCATGGGCATTGCGCTGCCGATCATCTGCGGGCTGTTCCTCGCCTACGGCCTGTTCGGCGAGTACCTGCCCGGTGATCTCGCGCACCGCGGCTATTACATGGATCAGATCGTCAACCAGCTGTCGTTCGGCACCGAAGGCCTGTACGGCACGCCGACCTACGTTTCGGCGACCTACATCTTCCTGTTCATCCTGTTCGGCTCGTTCCTCGAGCAGGCGGGCATGATCAAGCTGTTCACCGACTTCGCCATGGGCCTGTTCGGCCACAAGCTGGGCGGCCCGGCCAAGGTGTCGGTGGTGTCCTCGGCATTGATGGGCACCATCACCGGTTCCGGCGTGGCCAACGTGGTCACCACCGGCCAGTTCACCATCCCGCTGATGAAGCGCTTCGGCTATCGCCCGGCCTTCGCCGGCGGCGTCGAGGCCACGTCCTCGATGGGCAGCCAGATCATGCCGCCGGTGATGGGTGCGGTGGCCTTCATCATGGCCGAGACCATCAACGTGCCCTTCGTCGAGATCGCCAAGGCCGCGCTGATTCCGGCGCTGCTGTACTTCGGCTCGGTGTTCTGGATGGTCCACCTGGAAGCCAAGCGCGCCGGTCTCAAGGGCCTGCCGAAAGACGAGTGCCCGAGTGCCTGGGCCGCGGTGAAGGAGCGCTGGTACCTGCTGATCCCGCTGCTGGTACTGGTCTGGCTGCTGTTCTCCGGGCGCACCCCGATGTTCGCCGGCACCATTGGCCTGTCGCTGACAGCCATCGTCATCCTCGGCTCGGCGATCATCCTCAAGGTCTCTTCGTTCGGCCTGCGCATTGCCTTCTGGATCGCCCTCGGCCTGCTCTGCGCCGGGTTCTTCCAGCTCGGCATCGGGGTGATCTTCGGCGTCATCGCCGCGCTGGTGGTGGTGTGCTGGTTCATCAAGGGCGGTCGCGACACCCTGGTCATCTGCCTGCACGCGCTGGTGGAAGGCGCACGCCATGCGGTGCCGGTGGGGATCGCCTGCGCCCTGGTCGGCGTGATCATCGGCGTGGTCTCGCTGACCGGCGTGGCCTCGACCTTCGCCGGCTACATCCTGGCCGTCGGCGAAAACAACCTGTTCCTCTCGCTGCTGCTGACCATGCTGACCTGCCTGGTGCTGGGCATGGGCATCCCGACGATCCCGAACTACATCATCACCAGCTCGATCGCCGCGCCCGCGCTGCTCGACCTGGGTGTGCCGCTGATCGTCTCGCACATGTTCGTCTTCTACTTCGGCATCATGGCCGACCTCACCCCGCCGGTGGCGCTGGCCTGCTTCGCCGCCGCGCCGATCGCCAAGGAGAGGGGCCTGAAGATCAGCATGTGGGCCATCCGCATCGCCATCGCCGGTTTCATCGTGCCGTTCATGGCGGTGTATAACCCGGCGCTGATGATGCAGGGCGGCGACTGGGGCGCCACGCTGTACATGCTGTTCAAGGCGGCCTTCGCCGTCGGCCTGTGGGGCGCCGTGTTCACCGGTTACCTGCAGCGGCCCATGGCGCTGTGGGAAAAGGTCCTCGCCTTCGCCGCAGCCGCCTCGATGGTGCTGGCGATGCCGATCAGCGATGAAATCGGCTTCGGCCTGGGCGCGCTGTTCCTTATCCAGCACTTCTGGCGCGCCCGTCGCGCCGAGCCGGCGGCGGCGTGA
- a CDS encoding DUF1850 domain-containing protein, with product MIGLCLGLAGVVWAEVPTPAFTLAWNHTIEKIRWEEDYRVTPDGLLLGEARVKGSGAGMEIPDDAELRDGAWHYQRRMPALPLLRLGRTPEAGDYQLCFDQRCHAMSEWLGPPQADQPALEVWGCTVQTASVGND from the coding sequence GTGATCGGTCTGTGCCTGGGGCTGGCAGGCGTGGTGTGGGCCGAAGTGCCCACCCCCGCCTTCACCCTGGCGTGGAACCACACCATCGAGAAGATCCGCTGGGAAGAGGATTACCGCGTGACGCCGGACGGGCTGCTGCTCGGCGAAGCGCGGGTCAAGGGTTCTGGCGCCGGGATGGAAATCCCGGATGACGCCGAACTGCGCGACGGGGCCTGGCACTACCAGCGCCGGATGCCCGCGTTGCCGCTCCTGCGCCTGGGGCGAACCCCCGAGGCGGGAGATTACCAACTGTGTTTTGACCAGCGTTGCCACGCCATGAGCGAATGGCTCGGCCCGCCACAAGCGGACCAGCCGGCGCTGGAAGTCTGGGGCTGTACCGTGCAAACGGCGAGTGTCGGGAACGATTGA